The Leishmania panamensis strain MHOM/PA/94/PSC-1 chromosome 19 sequence genome contains the following window.
ggcggcggccaaggttgcggcgctgcggcagcgtctctTCGCCTACTATGAGTGGCAGATTCGACCCGGCGCCCcggccgccgtcgtcgtcccaTCCAATGCAGAGCGGCAGGCGTTTGCCAagagcgctgcggcagcggcggcggcggcgaaggggAACAACGAGATCGACAATGGTGACGCTGGCAACGCTGCGggggacgacgacgacatcgCCGCGGAGGGCGCTGATGGGGTGCAGGCCTCGTACTCGGGCAAGGTGCCGCCGGCTGACATCGACCACATCTTCCGTCTGTGCGTCAAGAGTGTAGCCACCAAGGGCACACGCGAGGCcgaggcacagctgctgcgcgacaacCCGGACATGTTCGCCTTCCTGAACCCTGAAGACGAGTTCCACGAGTACTACCTGTACTTGCTGCGGCAAGCGGCGCCGAACATGGAGGTGCTCGGTGACAATTTGGAAGAACTCATTACCTTCCTTGAGTGCCTCGAgacggagctgcgcgaggagctggGATTGCCGGACCCGAACGCGGCGACCCAGCAGAACGCCGAGGGAATCCTAAGCGGGCAAGACAACGGCGAAGGCACCGCATACGGCACAGGTGCAGCCGACATGTGgggaagcggcggcagtggcgatgCGAATGGGCAGTGGAACTCCAGCCCATTTGGCGGAGGCTACGCAGTGCATGACGTTCTTGTCGGAGAGGGTGACGTGGACGGCTACGGTGACGGTGACAACGATGGATTGCAGCTCGAGTCTGCCGCGATCAACCTCAAGAAGAGCGCTGGTCCAACGCTGGCGGAGAAgatcgaggaggcgaagcgagCGCAAGCCAACGCAGCACCTACGGCGGTCAAGTCGGCTGATGTGGTACCTCCCATAATGATCGCTTCCCCGGCAGCGCCAGTGCAGATGACCGTCCCCGCGGTGCTGTCCTCAGCGAGCAGCAATACACCCTTCGTGTCCACCAACGCAGGTGAGACTCTCGCCGACAAACTTCGGGCAATGCAGATGGCCGCCATGGGCGGATCCCCCAACTGTGCCAGCGACCTCGGGCAACTGCAGTTTTCGGCGCAGTCGAACTCCGATCCGACGAGCGTACAACAAGAGTCTGCGGCGCCGTGTGGCGtgctaccaccgccacctacGGCAGCAGACTTGCTCGCTGTCATCAACGGTGGTGACACCTCGGATACGGCGCCACCACAGTCGTCCCTCGGCATCAGTTTCCAACAAGCTCCTCCAACAGCCGAGGAGCTAATGGCCTTGCTGGGACCAGCGCTtcccgctgcggcagccaccgACCCCTTCCCAGCCGGCAGCAGTCTCGGTAGCATTCTTGGCAGTGCGTCACCCCCATCTGCGACgatggcggcgatgatgatggGAATCCCGACGACGCCTCTGCATCGGCCTCCGCCGGCCATCCCTGCCAAGGCAATCGAGGAGCGTCCGCCATCCGTACTGGTGTACCCGGTACCGGACACCCGCAAGCATGGGAACGTGCGCCTGCTCCTGGCCAAGAGCCTCAGCGAGTCGCTCAACATGCGCGTTGGCCCGACCACTGTCGTCGGTCACGTGGCACGCATTGATGTCCCCAACCGCAACGTGGAGGCGCGGGCCCTGGCTTTGAAGAAATTCGTCTGTGGTGACACCAAAATCACGGTGCACCTCTTCAAGAACGACCGCATCATCGACGACCCAGAGCTCCAGGAGCGCGAGCGTCGCAAGCGACGCGAAGAGATGCGGCAGCAAGAAGCAGAGCGGCACGtgaggcagcgccgtcgaACCGAGGCCCCCGCCAGTGGCGACGCGTCAGGCCGTGCCAACGCTTCTCGGCgcgcaggtggcgctgacgctgctctCATTGGAAGCGCAGCATTCGACCCCACGTGCCCAGACGCTTTGAACGAGCCGAGCGTTTacaacgctgccgctcctgtgCCAACAATGGTTCTCCGCGCGGCTAAGGCAGCGCAAATGAAGATCGGTGTCCTCTCATCGTCGGAGGATGACGATGGCGATAatgtgagcagcagcgccaactcgtcgtcctcttcctcttcagGGTAGACGGCGCAGTGCCAACAATCATATCACGCGCCAGTAAGGTGCGGAGTGGGGAGACCGATAGGGtcggtggggggaggggggaagcagATGATGGTTTGCCGCATCGAAATCCACTATGCAAGCGGTGGATGGAAACGCGCCATCGTAGGAGATGTGAGCTTCTCGCCCTTGCATggcgcaggtgtgtgtgtgtgtgtgtctgtctgtctctgtgtATCGCTATGGGGGATAACCTAACTACTACATCAAGTCATAGACCCTTTTCAAGTCGAAGCAGGCAGTACCCTAAGGTCAGGGCGAGTGCGTAGGCGCTGTGCTTCGCACCGGAGCCAGACTCAAGGAACTTGAAGCCAGCGACAGCCGGCGTTAGACTGGTAAGCCGATAACGGACGAAAAGAACCGGGTGGCCCACGTGCAGTCCCAACGTCGGCGCTGATGCCTGAAACCGAAACGCATCTATACACGCATGTACGCATGCACCACAGcccagagaaggaggacagacgctgccggaggagggagaagagggaggagggcagtaGCTCATTTTCTTGCATCGACGTACTACCAAACGGTTCGTGCGACCTCTCGTCCTCCGAGGAACTACATGCGtgttcttctctgtgtgtgtgtgggtggggggtgccCTTTTCTTGTGATGTTGAGCATCTGCGCTGGCCATTGATGTCGCTCTCCGATTTTGCGTCTCCGTCTTCTACTTTAACTGACGAAATTCTTCTCTCCTgtttcttcgcttcttcttggtTGACTGGCACTAGTTGCTTGTTGAAGCGGCTCAGTCCCCCGTAGTGATTGCAGTTAGCTGCAGCGGTACTCGCGTGTGGTTGTGTCTTCACATTCCTCCACCCACGTACTTTCCTCCCTTGCAGCGTTGTGCGTGGGGTGGCGCGTTGAACACCGACTCTGCCCACATCTGCAGGCCTAAGGACCCACCTAAATGTCCAAGTCACGCCGAGATATGGACAAGGTGCAGCTCGGCTACCACCGTGCCGAGAACACCGAGACGGTGAGTTCGCCGCACACGTATGCCTACAACAGCAGTAAGAGCGTCCCGTCTACAGCCAAGCCGGATAAGCCGACAGTGTCAAACATACGCATCGTGTCTGCAGTCGCggggctgccgccgtcggccTTTGCCGCGAAGGCGTCTGGGAagcgggagaagaaggaggaggagccggaaagcgtcaccgccgccgaaggCAGcccgtcatcgtcgtcgacgCTATTGTATGACGCGGCGAGTGGGGCGCGGACCACTGTGGACGGGTTCCCCTGGTCAACACGGCGGGTGGAGCGGATGTCGTTTGAGTTGCAGCACGTGAGTCCACCCATTTCGAACCTGTTCCGTCGTGTGCTGATGACGGAGGTGCCAACGCTGGCATTCGACCGCGTTTTGATCGAAGAAAACGACAGCCCGGTGCTGGATGAACTATTGTCACACCGCCTCGGCCTCATCCCGGTGGCGGGTCCGGTGATGAAGATGCAGTACATCACAGAGAGCAATCAGGCAAGCTTTACCAACCTTGACCCGAGCCGCATACTGCTGTTTGAGCTGGACGCCATGGGCGCTAAGGATGCGGCGGTGACACCGGTGTATAGCCACCAGCTACAGTGGGTTCCGCTGCCGgggcaagagaaaaagggcgGTGCCAAGgtcggcgctggtgcagatGCCCGCGgagcggggagagggggcgatgccggtgcagcagagTTCAACAcggatgacgatgacgacgcggTGTTCCTCGTACACCCTGATATTCTGCTGACGAAGCTGGGCCCTGGTCAGCGTATCAAGCTCAAGGCGATCGCTGTGAAAGGCTTCGGCGCAGTGCATGCCAAGTGGTGCCCAGTGTCGGCATGCTATTACGAGATGAAGACCTCCGTCGAGCTGTGTGAGCGGCTGACTGGTTCAGCGGCCGAGGCGCTCGTGAAGTCATGCCCCGCTGGTGTTTTCGGCTACGAGGACGGCCAGAAGGGGGCGGCAGCTACCGTCTTGGCGCCAGAGAAGTGCACGCTGTGCCGCGAGTGTctccgcagcgacgacaATGCgggagctgccgccgccagcgaaGACGACCGAGTACGGGTGCAGAAGGACAAGACACACGTCATCTTTCACATTGAAAGCGTGGGCCAGCTTCACCCGGCCCAGATTCTGCGCTTcggcctccgcctcttcgctGAGCGCTGCCGAGCGCTCGCGGAGATCGTGCAATCGACCGAGGTGCACGTGGTGGATGCTAGCGCCAAGTTACTGGAACCCTGAGGCCGAGAAGGAATGAGCacgaggaggggtgagggtgaacgcgagagacagagagcgaCGGAGAAGAAGGGTGGGGCGTGAGAAGGATTCAGCTGACCACCGCAtccgctgcccccccccctcgcccgtGTTCTCGTCTCCTCTTAGCATGCAGCCCTCTGCTCCCATGAGATCTCTgcagcccctctctttctaATGCGTAACTCCCGTTGTTTTTCGTCGGGGCAGGGGGGCGTCTGGtctgcccctcttcccccccccacccccgaaTTATCCGCCATTCTGCCTCATTTCTTCTCGTGTAAAGGCTCACACGTGCACCCCCCATTAACATGCAGACGTACAAagatgaagaggggaaagttcagacgaaagagaagaaagcagcagctgcctcctGTAGTCACCGTAACACACCGACAGGCTAACTGCACGGCGCAGAAAAGACGCGGCTAACTGGATCGTTGTGTGGCATTAGCTTCGACTGAGCGTGTAGCCCTTGGCAAAGGGTGGGCAGTGCGGTACGCATGGCCAAGGGGGAGTGGCCCCATAAGTTgcttttttgggggggacACCATTTGGTACGCGGAAGGAAcgatggagggggggtgggtggggctgGGGAGAACACGGAAACACGTTGATGCGGGTGCGTCGTCCCTACCCtgcacccccttcctcttctttttggCGCACGCTCGGCATGGTGGAGCACAATtcaccgcacacacacacactcacacacacacaggcaggcgCACTTCCCGCTTGTAGGTCGAGCGTAAGAAAACCCATCGCACATGCGGTTTTGATTCGGCACCTGAGCCTCTCCATGCTCGTCatagtctctctctctctctctccctccctccctgtcgCCCCGCATTTCACCCGCTCCGTTACTTGCCTTCCTCGCAGGCATCCAGTACACACTAGTCCGCAATGACGAAGGGTAAAGGCCGAAACCCAGGGGCCAGCGGGCTCGGCAAGCACCTCAAGCGCAAGACCCACCAAGAACGGTCGCAGCCCAAGTCGCGTCAACACCTCGGCCAGCTGGAGAAGCACAAGGATCATGTGCTCCGCACAAAAAAGCGTAAGGTTAaggtgcgccgcctgcaggaCGTCaagcgcgccgccgcgcagcgcaACCCGGATGAGTTCAACATTGGCATGACTAAGGCGGTGATGGATGTGGCGAGTGGCCGCATGAAGAAGCGCCGGGTTCGACTAGTGGAATCGGACAGGAAGAAGGATATGCAAAAAACAATCGAGCACAATCGGCTCAATGTGCGGTACCTCGAGTTCAAAGCTCAGGCCGACCAGCAGCGGGCGACCGAGCTGCtcaacgaggaggcggcggcagcgctgacaTCGAGTGCCCCGCAGAACAAGCACATCATCTTTGTCGACTCCGAGGACGAGTTCCGCAGCTTCGACCCACTCAAGCACTTTGATGCGACCCCGGAGATGATGCGGCAGCACCCGGCGGTGCGCGGACGCATCAGTGTTCTGGAGAAAACGGTCCTGCCAGAAGAGATTCTTATGAGTGGTGGGCACCACATCAAGTCAGCCGCgcagaaacgaaaagagcggcGCGAGGTACAGGAG
Protein-coding sequences here:
- a CDS encoding DNA-directed RNA polymerase, alpha subunit, putative (TriTrypDB/GeneDB-style sysID: LpmP.19.0630), yielding MSKSRRDMDKVQLGYHRAENTETVSSPHTYAYNSSKSVPSTAKPDKPTVSNIRIVSAVAGLPPSAFAAKASGKREKKEEEPESVTAAEGSPSSSSTLLYDAASGARTTVDGFPWSTRRVERMSFELQHVSPPISNLFRRVLMTEVPTLAFDRVLIEENDSPVLDELLSHRLGLIPVAGPVMKMQYITESNQASFTNLDPSRILLFELDAMGAKDAAVTPVYSHQLQWVPLPGQEKKGGAKVGAGADARGAGRGGDAGAAEFNTDDDDDAVFLVHPDILLTKLGPGQRIKLKAIAVKGFGAVHAKWCPVSACYYEMKTSVELCERLTGSAAEALVKSCPAGVFGYEDGQKGAAATVLAPEKCTLCRECLRSDDNAGAAAASEDDRVRVQKDKTHVIFHIESVGQLHPAQILRFGLRLFAERCRALAEIVQSTEVHVVDASAKLLEP
- a CDS encoding U3 snoRNA-associated protein UTP11, putative (TriTrypDB/GeneDB-style sysID: LpmP.19.0640), with amino-acid sequence MTKGKGRNPGASGLGKHLKRKTHQERSQPKSRQHLGQLEKHKDHVLRTKKRKVKVRRLQDVKRAAAQRNPDEFNIGMTKAVMDVASGRMKKRRVRLVESDRKKDMQKTIEHNRLNVRYLEFKAQADQQRATELLNEEAAAALTSSAPQNKHIIFVDSEDEFRSFDPLKHFDATPEMMRQHPAVRGRISVLEKTVLPEEILMSGGHHIKSAAQKRKERREVQEKMHRSGADATAETRAVFVERLQAKNELKQYRFTDLLDNVKCEGEVIGSSSKKASGDDGEHEEAAQDEVTRLLDWRREQERQAAIVTARHVREVGQRIQRSKSLSALAKSIRKQSQGIKRQMEQRRESRFKPGATRRSR